From a single Gemmatimonadales bacterium genomic region:
- a CDS encoding multifunctional oxoglutarate decarboxylase/oxoglutarate dehydrogenase thiamine pyrophosphate-binding subunit/dihydrolipoyllysine-residue succinyltransferase subunit, with translation MMEFDVVPVDPELPDVAVPAELMYQALLEEQAPVPFESRRVSGPAVSAPNDAPAAAPTPTVPVPANAVQLKGPALKLAQNMEASLALPVATTFRDIPVRVLEGERASLNARLKSAGRPEKLSFTHLIGWALVKAAQQFPMMGTSVLKSGGDSYKVVPEHVNLGLAVDVERKDGSRGLVVPVLKKADTHSFAEYLGTYEGLVDKARHNKLMPDDFAGATMTLTNPGGLGTVASVPRLMPGQGTIIATGSIAYPPEFSAMDPGAVHQLGISKIMTMTSTYDHRVIQGAESGSYLRLVDQLLQGDAGFYHDIGASLGLGDAPAPATPAPTSAAAPALQSADPAMLSHVAAAMGLVKAFRTHGHLAANLDPLGTPPPGDPALDPAAAGLTPAIMKAIPASVLDIDLPGASLADVLPKLEATYCGTIAYEVEHLASHERRHWLHQQIESGAHRAPLSSEESKGLLARLTAVEGMEHFLDKAYLGAKRFSIEGVDIMVPMLDLVVEISGEAGIRHMVLGMAHRGRLNVLAHTVGRPYEVILAEFEGNKGDATPDGGTGDVKYHHGADGAFITKSGRGVTVTLIANPSHLEFVDPVVTGRARAEQTDRHNPQVARDPSAALPVTIHGDAAFPGQGVVAETLNLSNLDGYSTGGTLHIIANNQIGFTTDPGDGRSTRYSSDLAKGFDIPIIHVNADDAAASLAAVRLAMAYRLQFHGDVLIDLIGYRRHGHNETDEASFTQPIMAAAIKAHPTLRQLYATSLEQGGVIAAGEADALVEQMYQRLLELQTRFRDARAEGGPPAAAAPIVQANSDLGTGLSAETLTALNDQLLAWPADFTVHPKVNALLQRRRTGLTTPGGIDWGHAEALALASLLTENVPVRLTGQDVGRGTFSHRHIVLHDASNGHAYSPMQAIPGARATLEVHNSPLSELATIGFEYGYALAASDTLVLWEAQYGDFVNGAQVMLDQFIASGLSKWGVTSRLTLLLPHGYEGSGPEHSSGRVERFLQAAAEGNIRVANCTTPAQYFHLLRRQAHWSLQRPLVMMTPKSKLRSKDAGSSLADFTTGSFRTVLDDGVMNDHRASARALVLCSGKVYYDLLAEATKRGDERPPIARVEQLYPFPDHELRDLLSHYPSLTEVVWTQEEPRNMGPWTFMEQRLSPILPPGVYLRYVGRPERAAPSEGYSAAHNAEQARIVAEALSAGSSPAKARV, from the coding sequence ATGATGGAGTTTGACGTGGTCCCAGTCGATCCCGAGCTGCCCGACGTGGCCGTTCCGGCCGAATTGATGTATCAGGCACTGCTCGAAGAGCAGGCACCGGTCCCGTTCGAGTCGAGACGGGTCTCCGGCCCCGCGGTTTCCGCGCCGAACGACGCGCCGGCCGCCGCACCGACGCCAACGGTCCCGGTCCCGGCCAACGCGGTCCAGCTCAAGGGACCGGCGCTCAAGCTGGCACAGAACATGGAAGCGTCGCTGGCGCTGCCGGTCGCGACGACCTTCCGCGATATCCCGGTGCGCGTCCTCGAAGGAGAACGGGCCTCGCTCAACGCCAGGCTCAAGAGCGCCGGGCGTCCCGAGAAACTCTCGTTCACCCACCTGATCGGCTGGGCGCTCGTCAAGGCGGCGCAGCAGTTCCCGATGATGGGGACGAGCGTCCTCAAGAGCGGTGGCGACAGCTACAAGGTCGTTCCCGAGCACGTGAACCTCGGCCTCGCCGTCGATGTGGAGCGGAAGGATGGCTCGCGCGGCCTCGTCGTCCCCGTCCTCAAGAAGGCCGACACACATTCGTTCGCTGAGTATCTCGGCACGTACGAAGGACTCGTCGACAAGGCGCGCCACAACAAGCTGATGCCCGACGACTTCGCCGGTGCGACGATGACGCTTACCAATCCCGGCGGACTCGGCACCGTCGCATCGGTGCCGCGGCTGATGCCCGGCCAGGGGACGATCATCGCCACCGGCTCGATCGCCTATCCGCCCGAGTTCTCGGCAATGGATCCCGGCGCGGTGCACCAGCTTGGCATTTCCAAGATCATGACGATGACGAGCACCTACGATCATCGAGTGATTCAGGGCGCCGAGTCGGGATCGTACCTCCGGCTCGTTGATCAACTGCTGCAGGGCGACGCCGGTTTCTATCACGATATCGGTGCGTCGCTCGGTCTCGGCGATGCACCCGCTCCGGCGACGCCGGCGCCGACATCGGCCGCGGCGCCTGCGTTGCAGTCCGCCGATCCGGCGATGCTCTCGCACGTCGCCGCAGCGATGGGGCTGGTGAAGGCGTTCCGCACCCATGGACACCTCGCCGCGAACCTCGATCCCCTCGGCACGCCGCCGCCGGGAGATCCGGCGCTCGATCCCGCCGCAGCGGGGCTCACTCCGGCGATCATGAAGGCAATCCCGGCGTCGGTCCTCGACATCGATCTTCCCGGTGCCTCCCTCGCCGACGTGCTGCCAAAGCTCGAGGCCACGTACTGCGGCACCATCGCGTACGAGGTCGAGCATCTCGCCTCGCACGAGCGGCGGCACTGGCTCCATCAGCAGATCGAGTCGGGCGCGCATCGCGCACCGTTGTCGTCGGAGGAATCGAAGGGGCTCCTCGCGCGGCTCACGGCGGTCGAGGGGATGGAACACTTCCTCGACAAGGCGTATCTCGGTGCCAAGCGCTTCTCGATCGAGGGCGTCGACATCATGGTGCCGATGCTCGATCTCGTGGTGGAGATTTCGGGCGAAGCGGGGATCCGTCACATGGTCCTCGGCATGGCGCACCGCGGACGCCTCAACGTCCTGGCCCATACCGTCGGCCGGCCGTACGAAGTGATCCTGGCCGAGTTCGAGGGGAACAAGGGCGATGCAACGCCCGATGGCGGCACCGGCGACGTGAAATACCACCACGGTGCCGACGGGGCGTTCATCACGAAGAGCGGGCGCGGCGTCACGGTCACGCTGATCGCCAATCCGAGCCATCTCGAGTTCGTCGATCCCGTGGTCACCGGGCGCGCGCGCGCGGAACAGACCGATCGCCACAATCCGCAGGTGGCGCGCGATCCGAGCGCCGCACTGCCGGTGACGATTCACGGTGACGCCGCGTTCCCCGGACAGGGCGTCGTCGCCGAAACGCTCAACCTGAGCAACCTCGACGGCTACAGCACCGGCGGGACGCTGCACATCATCGCCAACAATCAGATCGGCTTCACCACCGATCCGGGTGACGGACGTTCGACGCGGTACTCGTCGGATCTCGCCAAGGGATTCGACATTCCGATCATCCACGTCAACGCCGATGACGCGGCAGCGTCGCTCGCTGCGGTGCGGCTGGCGATGGCGTACCGGCTGCAGTTCCACGGCGACGTACTGATCGACCTGATCGGCTACCGCCGCCACGGGCACAACGAAACGGATGAAGCGAGCTTCACGCAGCCGATCATGGCGGCGGCGATCAAGGCCCATCCCACGCTGCGGCAATTGTACGCGACGTCGCTCGAACAAGGTGGCGTGATCGCCGCCGGCGAAGCCGACGCGCTGGTCGAACAGATGTACCAGCGGCTCCTCGAGCTGCAGACGCGGTTCCGCGACGCACGCGCCGAGGGCGGCCCCCCGGCGGCGGCCGCGCCGATCGTGCAGGCCAATTCCGATCTCGGCACCGGGCTCTCCGCCGAGACGCTGACCGCACTCAACGATCAACTGCTGGCGTGGCCTGCCGATTTCACGGTCCATCCCAAGGTCAACGCGCTGCTGCAGCGCCGCCGCACCGGCCTCACCACGCCGGGCGGCATCGACTGGGGCCATGCCGAAGCGCTCGCCCTCGCGTCGCTGCTCACGGAAAACGTTCCCGTCCGGCTCACCGGCCAGGATGTCGGCCGCGGCACCTTCTCGCATCGCCACATCGTGCTGCACGACGCCAGCAACGGGCACGCATACTCGCCGATGCAGGCGATCCCGGGTGCCAGGGCAACACTCGAAGTGCACAACTCTCCGCTCTCCGAGCTCGCGACGATCGGCTTTGAATACGGCTACGCACTCGCTGCGAGCGACACGCTGGTGCTGTGGGAAGCGCAGTACGGCGACTTCGTCAACGGCGCGCAGGTGATGCTCGATCAGTTCATCGCATCGGGACTGAGCAAGTGGGGCGTGACATCGCGGCTGACGCTGCTCCTGCCGCACGGCTACGAAGGGAGCGGCCCGGAACATTCGAGCGGGCGCGTCGAACGATTCCTGCAGGCCGCAGCCGAAGGAAATATCCGCGTCGCCAACTGCACGACGCCGGCGCAGTACTTCCACCTGCTTCGCCGCCAGGCGCACTGGTCGCTGCAACGTCCGCTGGTGATGATGACGCCGAAGTCGAAGTTGCGCAGCAAGGACGCCGGCTCGTCGCTCGCGGATTTCACCACCGGTTCATTCCGGACGGTGCTTGACGACGGCGTGATGAACGACCATCGCGCGTCGGCACGGGCGCTGGTGCTCTGCAGCGGCAAGGTGTATTACGATCTCCTCGCCGAGGCAACGAAGCGCGGCGACGAGCGGCCGCCGATCGCCCGCGTCGAGCAGCTGTACCCGTTCCCCGACCACGAACTTCGCGATCTCCTCTCGCATTACCCGTCGCTCACCGAAGTGGTGTGGACGCAGGAAGAGCCGCGCAACATGGGTCCGTGGACCTTCATGGAGCAGCGGCTCTCTCCGATCCTCCCGCCGGGCGTCTATCTGCGTTACGTGGGACGCCCCGAGCGTGCGGCACCGTCAGAGGGCTACTCCGCAGCGCACAACGCCGAGCAGGCGCGGATCGTGGCGGAAGCGCTTTCGGCCGGATCGTCGCCGGCAAAAGCGCGGGTGTAG
- a CDS encoding HNH endonuclease signature motif containing protein — MARPRRRGGKAAASSAPAAHAGGSSGSSGSRLRRSPGRSYGAHRDWLLERHGAVCAYCGTRVPAETITLDHVRPRRGQSAYDRPDNLVLACRTCNAAKADTPLLAFLMAKRSRGVFLLHYGDHLSEPLKALARNASERPLLPPD, encoded by the coding sequence GTGGCACGACCCAGACGTCGCGGTGGCAAGGCCGCCGCATCATCGGCACCAGCAGCACACGCCGGTGGCAGTAGTGGTTCCAGCGGTTCCCGCCTTCGTCGCTCTCCCGGACGCTCGTACGGTGCGCATCGCGATTGGCTGCTCGAGCGGCACGGCGCAGTGTGCGCTTATTGCGGTACCCGCGTTCCCGCCGAGACGATCACCCTTGACCACGTTCGCCCGCGGCGAGGACAGTCGGCATACGATCGGCCGGACAACCTCGTCCTCGCCTGCCGCACCTGCAACGCGGCGAAAGCCGACACGCCGCTCCTCGCCTTCCTGATGGCGAAGCGGTCGCGAGGAGTCTTCCTCCTCCACTACGGCGATCATCTCTCCGAGCCGCTCAAGGCGCTCGCCCGGAACGCCAGCGAACGTCCCCTTCTCCCTCCGGATTGA
- a CDS encoding HEAT repeat domain-containing protein: MRGASRSLLLGASLVIVPAIAMGQSVDRALAGAGGGTVQFHFASRDGVCGNGRNFYRASDMGIGYFSSYNNGADGDESCARGPVRVVVVRFGTEIIRIETYAGPLAQDPDGGKDLGAVSARDAASWLINQAATLEGRPARDAIQPAILADSAVVTPQLLRLATDQTRSRDIRSSAISWLARRREEPGGVGAATVQRTLDGIVHDRDESETTRRQAMSTLGNLDRGEGVPLLITMAGDADLWVAKTAQMSLANSGDPRARQFIRQAVKRSDLPDDSRASMIRGLGNEYAVGNDYQTLRDLYPTLDSDQERNAVISALANAGGTANNAWLLALAKSPTETSGRRRQAVSALSRNDDPKIREQLKSLIAP, translated from the coding sequence ATGCGCGGCGCGTCGCGGAGTCTCCTTCTCGGAGCGTCGCTGGTGATCGTCCCCGCGATCGCCATGGGACAATCGGTCGATCGCGCCCTCGCCGGCGCGGGTGGCGGCACGGTCCAGTTCCATTTCGCCTCGCGTGACGGCGTCTGCGGCAACGGCCGCAATTTCTATCGCGCCTCCGACATGGGGATCGGCTACTTCAGCAGCTACAACAACGGGGCGGATGGCGACGAAAGTTGCGCCCGCGGGCCGGTGCGCGTCGTCGTCGTGCGCTTCGGCACCGAGATCATCCGGATCGAGACGTACGCCGGGCCGCTGGCGCAGGATCCTGATGGCGGCAAGGATCTCGGCGCCGTCTCCGCTCGCGATGCAGCGAGCTGGCTGATCAACCAGGCGGCGACCCTCGAAGGGCGTCCGGCGCGCGACGCGATCCAGCCCGCGATCCTCGCCGACAGCGCGGTGGTCACCCCGCAACTCCTGCGGCTCGCCACCGATCAGACCCGTTCGCGCGACATCCGCAGCAGCGCGATCAGCTGGCTCGCCCGGCGCCGCGAAGAACCGGGCGGGGTCGGCGCCGCGACGGTGCAGCGGACCCTCGACGGGATCGTCCACGACCGCGACGAGAGTGAAACGACGCGCCGTCAGGCGATGTCGACCCTCGGCAATCTTGATCGTGGCGAAGGGGTACCACTGCTGATCACGATGGCCGGCGACGCCGATCTGTGGGTGGCGAAGACGGCGCAGATGTCGTTGGCAAACTCGGGTGATCCGCGCGCGCGGCAGTTCATCCGCCAGGCGGTGAAGCGCTCCGATCTACCCGACGACAGTCGCGCGTCGATGATCCGCGGCCTCGGCAACGAGTACGCCGTCGGTAACGACTACCAGACGCTCCGCGACCTCTATCCCACGCTCGACAGCGACCAGGAACGCAACGCCGTCATCTCGGCACTCGCGAACGCGGGTGGGACAGCGAATAACGCGTGGCTCCTGGCGCTCGCCAAGTCGCCGACCGAAACCAGCGGCCGCCGGCGCCAGGCGGTGAGCGCCCTTTCACGGAATGACGACCCGAAGATCCGGGAACAGCTGAAGAGCCTGATCGCCCCCTGA
- a CDS encoding HEAT repeat domain-containing protein: MFRLQIAIPFLAVSALAAQVPVTPVPPATAPVAPRASKTPAPMTSVWAPSAVAPYDFNYDYKSYTGAYISSDMNLDLGASLAWQDAQLAAADAKLASLNTTLGSWGSYLSGGPVAWAQNDPADSLYRDARDKLNRGDYRHAADLFKSLPQKYPNSAYVGDAQYWQAFSLYRIGGTPELQEALVVLAARKPTETDDRRVSDRPAARTLNGTTTSVYVGSADKAQLAYQSANLFGRSHTQDDAAALAARIANVLSTRGLANDAAVKRALSAGGNSCDQEEQSVRAEALSALMQNDPATGRQMAAKILANRDECSVPLRRNALMVIANSHDDAAVSTLIPVAKSDPSSAVRMTAIEYLSHSTSDAAIGAVIDIARNDTSSDVKRMAARALSQSSSPRARSEVRTMIENNGTDEAVRLSAIDGFDRDRISADDAAWLRSLYTRTTDARVKERIISAVARSGGDAGSQWLLALVRNEDEPLESRSEALSEAGRTLDVATLGRMYDTSPERPIREQVIQLLSQRKEPAAVDKLVDVAKNGTDPMMRRSAISALARSKDPRASAALLQLVDH, from the coding sequence ATGTTCCGACTGCAGATTGCCATTCCATTCCTTGCCGTGAGCGCACTGGCGGCGCAGGTACCGGTGACACCGGTCCCGCCGGCGACCGCTCCCGTCGCACCCCGCGCATCGAAGACGCCGGCACCGATGACGTCAGTGTGGGCGCCGAGCGCGGTCGCTCCGTACGATTTCAACTACGACTACAAGAGTTACACCGGCGCGTACATCAGCAGCGACATGAACCTCGATCTCGGCGCGTCGCTCGCGTGGCAGGACGCGCAGCTCGCCGCGGCCGATGCCAAGCTCGCGTCGCTGAATACCACCCTCGGTTCGTGGGGGAGCTATCTCTCCGGCGGACCGGTGGCATGGGCGCAGAACGATCCGGCCGATTCGCTCTACCGCGATGCACGCGACAAGCTCAACCGCGGCGACTACCGCCACGCCGCAGATCTTTTCAAGTCGCTGCCGCAGAAGTATCCCAACTCGGCGTACGTCGGCGACGCGCAATACTGGCAGGCGTTCTCGCTCTATCGGATCGGCGGGACGCCGGAACTGCAGGAAGCACTCGTGGTCCTGGCGGCGCGCAAGCCGACCGAAACTGACGACCGCCGTGTATCCGATCGACCGGCGGCGAGAACGCTGAACGGCACGACGACCAGCGTCTACGTCGGTTCCGCCGACAAGGCGCAGCTCGCCTACCAGAGTGCCAATCTCTTTGGACGGTCGCACACCCAGGACGACGCTGCCGCACTCGCGGCCCGCATCGCCAACGTCCTCTCGACGCGTGGCCTCGCCAACGACGCGGCGGTGAAGCGCGCGCTGTCGGCCGGCGGGAACAGCTGTGACCAGGAAGAGCAGTCGGTGCGGGCCGAGGCGCTCAGCGCCCTGATGCAGAACGACCCCGCGACCGGCCGGCAGATGGCGGCGAAGATCCTCGCCAACCGCGACGAGTGCTCGGTGCCGCTCCGTCGCAACGCGCTGATGGTCATCGCGAACTCGCATGACGATGCCGCGGTGTCGACGCTCATCCCGGTGGCCAAGTCGGATCCGTCATCGGCGGTCCGGATGACGGCGATCGAATACCTCTCCCACTCGACGAGCGACGCGGCGATCGGTGCGGTGATCGATATCGCGCGCAACGACACCAGCAGCGACGTGAAGCGGATGGCGGCACGCGCGCTGAGCCAGAGCTCCAGTCCGCGCGCGCGGTCGGAAGTGCGCACCATGATCGAGAACAACGGTACCGACGAAGCGGTGCGGCTCAGTGCGATCGACGGTTTCGATCGCGACCGGATCAGCGCCGATGATGCCGCATGGCTGCGCTCCCTCTACACCAGGACCACCGACGCCCGCGTCAAGGAACGGATCATCTCGGCCGTCGCGCGCTCCGGCGGCGACGCAGGCAGCCAGTGGTTGCTCGCCCTGGTCCGCAACGAGGATGAACCGCTCGAATCGCGCAGCGAAGCGCTCAGCGAAGCGGGCCGTACCCTCGATGTTGCCACGCTCGGCCGGATGTACGACACGTCGCCGGAGCGCCCGATCCGCGAGCAGGTGATTCAGCTCCTGTCGCAGCGCAAGGAGCCGGCGGCGGTCGACAAGCTCGTCGACGTGGCCAAGAACGGTACCGATCCGATGATGCGCCGCAGTGCCATCTCGGCGCTGGCCCGCAGCAAGGATCCACGCGCCAGTGCGGCGCTCCTGCAGCTGGTCGATCACTGA
- a CDS encoding RNA polymerase sigma factor — protein MSNPARKMQSVEIVAAGPADDREETRSLVALAVNGDLAAARTLYDRHAGRVHRLAYRMCGDRDLASDLTQDVFVRVFRQLGQFRGESAFTTWLHRVAVTTCLNTLRKVKRFRSREVDLEHASDRGTEQPSDPALQRALGDAIDALPEGLRIALVMHAIEGYTHVEIAAALGIAEGTSKSRVSEARARLRDLLASHGKEYQDG, from the coding sequence GTGTCCAACCCTGCCAGGAAGATGCAGAGTGTCGAGATCGTGGCGGCCGGGCCGGCCGACGACAGGGAAGAGACCCGGTCGCTTGTCGCCCTCGCGGTGAACGGTGACCTCGCGGCAGCGCGGACCTTGTACGACCGGCACGCCGGCCGCGTCCATCGTCTTGCCTATCGGATGTGCGGCGACCGCGACCTCGCCTCCGACCTGACGCAGGATGTCTTCGTCAGGGTGTTCCGGCAGCTGGGGCAGTTCCGCGGCGAATCGGCGTTCACGACCTGGCTGCACCGCGTGGCGGTCACGACCTGCCTCAACACGCTGCGCAAGGTGAAGCGGTTCCGGAGCCGTGAAGTCGATCTGGAGCACGCCAGTGATCGCGGGACCGAGCAGCCGAGTGACCCTGCGCTGCAGCGTGCGCTCGGCGATGCCATCGACGCACTTCCCGAAGGGCTTCGCATCGCGCTCGTGATGCACGCGATCGAGGGATATACCCACGTCGAGATCGCCGCGGCGCTGGGGATCGCCGAAGGAACCAGCAAGAGCCGGGTGTCGGAAGCCCGGGCGCGACTGCGGGACCTGCTCGCATCGCATGGGAAGGAGTATCAGGATGGATGA
- a CDS encoding O-methyltransferase — translation MDHETWTNVDKYHEQLIVRPDDLLDAALTSGAEAGMPAINVAPNQGKFLMLLTQIMAASRVLEIGTLAGYSTIWMARGLAPGGRIVTLEVDQKHATVARRNFERAGVADQIDLREGRALDSLALLEQEHGGRFDLIFIDADKPSIPEYFEWAVRLARKGSVIIVDNVVREGKIVDTASSDPNVNGVRRLNDALSRDARVVATTIQTVGSKGYDGFTMARVVTT, via the coding sequence ATGGATCACGAGACCTGGACCAACGTCGACAAGTACCACGAACAGCTGATCGTCCGCCCCGACGATCTTCTCGACGCGGCCCTCACCAGCGGCGCCGAAGCCGGGATGCCGGCGATCAACGTCGCGCCCAATCAGGGGAAGTTCCTGATGCTGCTGACGCAGATCATGGCGGCGTCACGCGTCCTCGAGATCGGCACCCTCGCCGGCTACAGCACGATCTGGATGGCGCGCGGTCTCGCGCCGGGCGGCCGCATCGTCACGCTCGAAGTCGATCAGAAGCACGCGACGGTGGCACGCCGCAACTTCGAACGCGCCGGCGTTGCCGACCAGATCGACCTGCGCGAGGGGCGCGCGCTCGACTCGCTGGCACTCCTCGAGCAGGAGCACGGCGGCCGCTTCGATCTGATCTTCATCGACGCCGACAAGCCGTCGATTCCCGAGTATTTCGAGTGGGCGGTCAGGCTGGCGCGGAAGGGAAGCGTGATCATCGTCGACAACGTGGTGCGCGAGGGCAAGATCGTCGACACCGCGAGCAGCGATCCCAACGTGAACGGCGTGCGGCGACTCAACGATGCGCTGTCTCGCGACGCGCGTGTCGTGGCGACGACGATTCAGACGGTGGGATCGAAGGGGTACGACGGCTTCACGATGGCGCGGGTGGTCACGACCTAG
- a CDS encoding LTA synthase family protein, giving the protein MLQRLKFCIAYFAMWMAFFTLLRVAFVLYHHTEAARAGLLNVGGIFLYGARMDMSASCFPAAIAFVLTGLFSGLAPKFAARLVTAVSLLLMISFLLLATIDLQLFREWGFRIDDAVLRYLNTPREMLASAGSAPIKLLAVILVVLVAIVLMAYFRWWWPMVASWQRLSIPASLGTAVLCGLLTWGLYYPSRGGIQKMPMTQSTVYFSHNAFANQAAINVAWNFFDSVWWRTYRTDNPDVMLPAAEAVRTADSLRASSDVAAIHLLRVPRPNVIVIIWESMTSKIVARLGGVPGVTPNVDSLTHEGMLFDRFYATGDRSPEGLTGVVAGYPAQPTTEIIQHPRKSASLPGLPRDLARAGYSSTFYYGGDPEFTNFKSFVLQAGFGRMVTKGAFPRSDWLSDWGAPDHIVLGRLATDIPSMHRPFFVTLFTLSSHEPFTVPMATVIPGRDERSLFLNSHAYTDRSIGDFIRHAKTQPWWDSTVIIITGDHGHRLPVLDSLQDILRWKLYSIPMLWVGGALAVRDTVVHQLGVQTDIPKTLLSQLGLDARAYSWSRNLFAKDIKPWAWFTFSDGFGWVNEANGEIAWDNVGRQVIGQTGQVGPGDLHAGKAMMQRLMDDYIAR; this is encoded by the coding sequence ATGCTGCAACGCCTCAAGTTCTGCATCGCGTACTTCGCGATGTGGATGGCGTTCTTCACCCTGCTGCGTGTCGCCTTCGTCCTCTATCACCACACCGAGGCTGCGCGCGCGGGGTTGCTGAACGTCGGCGGGATCTTCCTCTACGGCGCCCGGATGGACATGTCGGCGTCGTGCTTCCCCGCGGCGATTGCCTTCGTCCTCACCGGTCTCTTCTCCGGATTGGCGCCGAAGTTCGCCGCGCGGCTCGTCACCGCCGTCTCGCTGCTGCTCATGATTTCGTTTCTTCTCCTCGCGACGATCGACCTCCAGCTCTTCCGCGAGTGGGGATTCCGGATCGACGACGCGGTGCTCCGCTATCTCAACACGCCGCGCGAGATGCTCGCCTCGGCCGGGTCCGCGCCGATCAAGCTCCTCGCCGTGATCCTCGTGGTGCTGGTCGCGATTGTATTGATGGCGTACTTCCGGTGGTGGTGGCCGATGGTCGCATCGTGGCAGCGGCTGTCGATTCCCGCGTCCCTCGGCACTGCGGTGCTCTGCGGACTGCTGACGTGGGGACTCTACTATCCGTCGCGCGGCGGCATCCAGAAGATGCCGATGACGCAGAGCACCGTCTACTTCTCGCACAACGCGTTCGCCAACCAGGCCGCGATCAACGTGGCGTGGAACTTCTTCGACTCGGTCTGGTGGCGGACCTACCGTACCGACAATCCCGACGTGATGCTTCCCGCCGCCGAGGCGGTGCGCACCGCCGATTCGCTCCGCGCCAGCAGCGACGTCGCTGCGATCCATCTCCTTCGAGTGCCGCGGCCGAATGTCATCGTGATCATCTGGGAGAGCATGACGTCGAAGATCGTCGCGCGACTCGGCGGCGTTCCCGGGGTGACGCCGAACGTCGATTCACTGACGCACGAAGGGATGCTCTTCGACCGATTCTACGCCACCGGCGATCGATCACCCGAAGGGCTCACCGGCGTGGTTGCAGGATACCCGGCGCAGCCAACCACGGAAATCATCCAGCATCCGCGCAAGAGCGCGTCGCTTCCGGGGTTGCCGCGCGACCTCGCCCGGGCGGGATACAGCAGCACCTTCTACTACGGGGGCGATCCGGAGTTCACCAACTTCAAGTCATTCGTGCTGCAGGCGGGGTTCGGCCGGATGGTGACCAAGGGCGCGTTTCCCCGCAGCGACTGGCTCTCCGACTGGGGCGCTCCCGATCACATCGTCCTCGGACGTCTCGCGACCGATATCCCGTCGATGCATCGCCCCTTCTTCGTGACACTCTTCACGCTGAGCAGTCATGAGCCGTTCACGGTGCCGATGGCGACGGTGATCCCGGGGCGTGACGAACGGTCGCTCTTCCTCAATTCACACGCGTATACCGACCGCAGCATCGGCGATTTCATCCGCCACGCGAAGACCCAGCCGTGGTGGGACAGTACCGTGATCATCATCACCGGCGATCATGGGCATCGCCTCCCCGTCCTCGATTCACTTCAGGACATTCTGCGCTGGAAGCTCTATTCGATTCCGATGCTCTGGGTCGGCGGGGCGCTCGCCGTTCGCGATACCGTGGTGCACCAGCTCGGCGTCCAGACCGACATTCCGAAGACGCTGCTCTCGCAATTGGGCCTTGATGCGCGCGCCTATTCGTGGAGCCGCAATCTCTTCGCGAAGGATATCAAGCCATGGGCCTGGTTCACCTTCTCCGATGGATTCGGATGGGTCAACGAGGCCAACGGCGAGATTGCCTGGGACAACGTCGGCCGGCAGGTCATCGGACAGACTGGGCAGGTCGGTCCCGGCGACCTGCACGCCGGCAAGGCAATGATGCAGCGATTGATGGACGACTACATCGCGCGTTGA